In Bacillus sp. Marseille-Q1617, a genomic segment contains:
- a CDS encoding general stress protein, with the protein MYKVEVVENVVGAKTKIETLTAEGYTKEDIYVFAHDKHRSEDITEGTGTESIGVKEQGMIESMGNLFKSRGDELRDKMKAVGMNRTEADTYEEELDKGKLVIVASKEAKANNPSPF; encoded by the coding sequence ATGTATAAAGTAGAAGTCGTTGAAAATGTAGTAGGAGCAAAAACAAAAATCGAGACGTTAACAGCAGAAGGCTACACGAAAGAAGATATTTATGTCTTTGCACACGACAAACATCGTTCAGAAGACATCACTGAAGGCACAGGCACCGAATCCATCGGTGTGAAAGAACAGGGAATGATCGAGAGCATGGGTAATCTGTTCAAAAGCCGCGGAGACGAGCTTCGAGACAAGATGAAAGCAGTCGGCATGAACCGGACGGAAGCAGACACCTACGAAGAAGAACTCGACAAAGGCAAACTGGTCATCGTCGCCAGCAAAGAAGCAAAAGCCAACAACCCAAGCCCGTTCTAA
- the pdxK gene encoding pyridoxine/pyridoxal/pyridoxamine kinase, giving the protein MTLKKTLTIAGSDTSGGAGIQADLKTFQEHGVYGMTALTTVVTMDPNNHWHHNVHPLSIDTLEAQLETVLSVGIDAMKTGMLGTVEIIELAAKKIDQFGLDKVVIDPVMVCKGEDEVLNPETTDAMREHLLQRATVVTPNLFEAGQLAQTGPIKTVDGMKEAAKKIHDLGAKNVIIKGGKQLEHDKALDLFYDGSEFTLLEEEKVDTSYNHGAGCTFAAAITSNLANGQDVKEAVQNAKKFVTAAIKHGFKLNEYVGPVMHGAYNRVEK; this is encoded by the coding sequence ATGACATTGAAAAAGACCCTAACGATCGCAGGATCCGATACGAGTGGCGGAGCAGGTATCCAGGCAGACCTGAAAACATTCCAGGAGCACGGAGTATACGGAATGACCGCCCTGACGACAGTCGTCACGATGGACCCTAATAACCACTGGCACCACAATGTCCATCCGCTTTCAATCGATACACTGGAAGCTCAGTTGGAGACGGTGCTGTCCGTCGGAATCGACGCAATGAAAACAGGGATGCTCGGCACGGTCGAAATCATCGAGCTTGCTGCTAAAAAAATCGATCAATTCGGCTTGGATAAAGTCGTGATCGACCCGGTTATGGTGTGTAAAGGGGAAGACGAAGTGTTGAACCCTGAAACCACGGATGCCATGAGAGAGCACCTCCTTCAGCGCGCGACCGTTGTGACGCCGAACCTGTTTGAAGCAGGTCAGCTGGCCCAAACCGGTCCGATCAAAACGGTTGACGGTATGAAGGAAGCCGCAAAGAAAATCCATGACCTCGGAGCGAAGAACGTTATCATCAAAGGCGGCAAGCAGCTGGAACATGACAAAGCCCTTGACCTCTTCTACGATGGCAGCGAATTCACTCTGTTGGAAGAAGAAAAAGTGGACACGTCTTACAACCACGGCGCAGGCTGTACCTTCGCCGCTGCCATTACATCCAACCTTGCGAACGGTCAGGATGTGAAGGAAGCCGTTCAAAACGCGAAGAAATTCGTTACAGCAGCGATCAAGCACGGTTTTAAATTGAACGAATATGTAGGCCCGGTTATGCACGGAGCTTATAATCGTGTAGAAAAATAA